From Arcobacter lacus, one genomic window encodes:
- the atpG gene encoding ATP synthase F1 subunit gamma: MANLKEIKLKIGSVKNTQKTTKAMKLVSSAKLTRTRQLSEQARSYAHKINDVLSDIAARVSKVQDDGNIGRSFLQNDNPKTVDIVFVTADKGLCGGFNMATIKTVSRLISEYEAKGTKVRLRAAGRKGVDFFSFQGMTIEQKATDLSSAPDYDRAADFIHNVVEDFKNEVTDKVVIVYNGFLNMLSQEIRVRDLLPISLDDVKIQDNASMLNIEPEEDEDEVLDELTDKYIDFNMYYALIDSLAAEHSARMQAMEAASKNAKEKVNSLTVEYNKARQAAITTELIEIISGVEALK; the protein is encoded by the coding sequence ATGGCTAACTTAAAAGAGATAAAATTAAAAATAGGTAGTGTTAAAAATACTCAGAAAACAACTAAAGCTATGAAGCTTGTGTCTTCTGCAAAACTTACTCGTACAAGACAATTGTCTGAACAAGCAAGAAGTTATGCACATAAGATAAATGATGTTCTTTCTGATATTGCTGCTAGAGTTAGCAAAGTTCAAGATGATGGAAATATTGGTAGATCATTTTTACAAAATGATAATCCAAAAACAGTAGATATTGTTTTTGTAACTGCTGATAAAGGGCTTTGCGGTGGTTTTAATATGGCAACAATTAAGACTGTTAGTAGATTAATTTCTGAATATGAAGCAAAAGGTACAAAAGTTAGATTAAGAGCTGCTGGAAGAAAAGGTGTTGACTTTTTCTCATTCCAAGGAATGACAATAGAGCAAAAAGCTACTGATTTATCATCTGCACCTGATTATGATAGAGCTGCTGATTTTATTCATAACGTTGTTGAAGATTTCAAAAATGAAGTTACTGATAAAGTGGTAATTGTTTATAATGGGTTTTTAAATATGCTATCTCAAGAAATTAGAGTTAGAGATTTATTACCAATTAGCTTAGATGATGTTAAAATTCAAGATAATGCTTCTATGTTAAATATTGAACCAGAAGAAGATGAAGATGAAGTTTTAGACGAATTAACTGATAAATATATTGATTTCAATATGTATTATGCTTTAATTGATTCTTTAGCTGCAGAGCATAGTGCTAGAATGCAAGCTATGGAAGCTGCAAGTAAAAATGCAAAAGAAAAAGTTAATAGTTTAACAGTTGAGTACAATAAAGCAAGACAAGCTGCAATTACAACAGAGCTGATAGAGATTATCAGTGGTGTTGAAGCATTAAAATAA
- the atpA gene encoding F0F1 ATP synthase subunit alpha yields the protein MGAKIQADEISSIIKERIDNFELNVDVNETGKIISYADGIAQVYGLKNVMAGEIVEFENGEKGLASNLEESSVGVVILGKGEGLREGTSCKRVGKLLETPVGEALVGRVVNALGEPIDGKGAIAATETRFVEEKAPGIMARKSVHEPLQTGIKAIDALVPIGRGQRELIIGDRQTGKTTVAIDTILNQKGENVICIYVAIGQKSSSIASVVRTLEESGAMDYTIVVNASAADSSALQFLAPYTGVTIGEYFRDNGKHALIIYDDLSKHAVAYREMSLILRRPPGREAYPGDVFYLHSRLLERAAKMSDEKGAGSMTALPIIETQAGDVAAYIPTNVISITDGQIFLETNLFNSGIRPAINVGLSVSRVGGAAQIKATKQVAGTLKLSLAQYRELEAFAQFASDLDEATRRELELGQRMVEVLKQGVNKPLVIEKQIVIIYAGTKGYLNDIAVKDVVRFEAELHAFIEQKYSNILEAIKASQKIDDNTETQLKAALEEFKTVFNAN from the coding sequence ATGGGTGCAAAAATTCAAGCTGATGAAATCAGTTCTATAATTAAAGAAAGAATTGATAACTTTGAATTAAATGTAGATGTAAATGAAACTGGTAAAATCATCTCTTATGCGGATGGTATTGCTCAAGTTTACGGTCTAAAAAATGTAATGGCTGGAGAAATTGTTGAGTTTGAAAATGGTGAGAAAGGTCTTGCTTCAAACTTAGAAGAATCTTCTGTTGGGGTTGTTATACTTGGAAAAGGTGAAGGTTTAAGAGAAGGTACTTCTTGTAAAAGAGTTGGAAAACTTTTAGAAACACCAGTTGGAGAAGCTTTAGTTGGAAGAGTTGTAAATGCTTTAGGTGAGCCAATTGATGGTAAAGGTGCTATTGCTGCTACTGAAACAAGATTTGTTGAAGAAAAAGCTCCTGGAATTATGGCTAGAAAATCAGTTCATGAGCCATTACAAACAGGTATTAAAGCTATTGATGCGTTAGTTCCAATCGGAAGAGGGCAAAGAGAGCTTATTATTGGTGATAGACAAACTGGTAAAACTACAGTTGCGATTGATACAATTCTTAACCAAAAAGGTGAAAATGTAATTTGTATTTATGTTGCAATTGGACAAAAATCATCTTCTATTGCTTCTGTTGTTAGAACATTAGAAGAATCAGGTGCTATGGATTATACAATTGTTGTAAATGCAAGTGCTGCTGATTCATCTGCTTTACAATTTTTAGCTCCATACACTGGTGTTACAATTGGTGAATACTTCAGAGATAATGGAAAACATGCATTAATTATTTATGATGATTTATCTAAACATGCTGTTGCATATAGAGAAATGTCATTAATTTTAAGAAGACCTCCAGGAAGAGAAGCATATCCAGGAGATGTATTCTATCTACACTCAAGATTATTAGAAAGAGCTGCTAAAATGTCAGATGAAAAAGGTGCTGGATCAATGACAGCTTTACCAATCATCGAAACACAAGCTGGAGACGTTGCTGCATATATTCCAACAAACGTAATTTCTATTACTGATGGACAAATTTTCTTAGAAACTAACCTATTTAACTCAGGTATTAGACCTGCAATTAACGTTGGTTTATCAGTATCAAGAGTTGGTGGAGCTGCACAAATTAAAGCTACAAAACAAGTTGCTGGTACTTTAAAATTATCTTTAGCACAATATAGAGAGCTTGAAGCGTTTGCTCAATTTGCATCAGATTTAGATGAAGCAACAAGAAGAGAGTTAGAACTTGGACAAAGAATGGTTGAAGTTTTAAAACAAGGTGTTAATAAACCATTAGTTATTGAAAAACAAATTGTAATTATTTATGCAGGTACTAAAGGGTACTTAAATGATATTGCAGTTAAAGATGTTGTTAGATTTGAAGCTGAATTACATGCATTTATTGAGCAAAAATATTCAAATATTTTAGAAGCAATTAAAGCAAGTCAAAAAATCGATGACAATACAGAGACACAATTAAAAGCTGCATTAGAAGAGTTTAAAACTGTATTCAATGCAAACTAA
- a CDS encoding F0F1 ATP synthase subunit delta — protein MKDLVAKRYVKALIDGRNGESINTISSKLNQISSAFADEKFNSIISSPEISDKSKIDLIISFIDGTDNSLNNFIKLLGEKRRLDLLPFIAKDLNIELAKMNNNYVGVVYTNQQLSSDYISSIEKQFSKKFDVKLSLSQNVCDYDGIKVDIDGLGVEISFSKDRLKSQLIDHILKAV, from the coding sequence ATGAAAGATTTAGTAGCAAAAAGATATGTAAAAGCATTAATTGATGGTAGAAATGGTGAATCAATTAACACTATCAGTAGTAAATTAAATCAAATATCTTCAGCTTTTGCTGATGAAAAATTTAATTCTATTATATCTTCACCAGAAATTTCTGATAAATCAAAAATTGATTTAATAATTTCTTTTATTGATGGTACTGATAATTCATTAAATAATTTTATTAAATTGCTTGGTGAAAAGAGAAGATTAGATTTATTACCATTTATTGCAAAAGATTTAAACATCGAACTTGCAAAAATGAATAACAATTATGTAGGTGTTGTTTATACTAATCAACAATTATCAAGTGATTATATATCATCAATTGAAAAACAATTTAGTAAAAAATTTGATGTTAAATTATCTTTATCACAAAATGTTTGTGATTATGATGGTATTAAAGTTGATATTGATGGACTTGGGGTTGAAATATCTTTTTCTAAAGATAGATTAAAATCTCAGTTAATTGATCATATTTTAAAAGCAGTTTAG
- a CDS encoding F0F1 ATP synthase subunit B, with protein sequence MKRMLLLGLALAPVALFASEGAVETDIVQRTVNFIIFAAILWYLIADKIKAFFANRTLSIQAELDKVQETLKASQDKVTDAQKKLEEARKLAAEIIEGAKADIDSVKQKVTTAVDADITNLNKNLEEMIKIETSKAKKQVVAEVLEELLSSENIKLTQQELVDVVLKKVA encoded by the coding sequence ATGAAAAGAATGTTATTACTTGGGTTAGCTTTAGCTCCTGTTGCATTATTTGCAAGCGAAGGTGCGGTAGAAACTGATATAGTACAAAGAACCGTTAACTTTATTATATTTGCTGCGATTTTATGGTATTTAATTGCTGATAAAATTAAAGCATTTTTTGCTAATAGAACTTTATCTATTCAAGCAGAACTTGATAAAGTTCAAGAAACTTTAAAAGCTTCTCAAGATAAAGTTACAGATGCACAAAAAAAGTTAGAAGAAGCAAGAAAACTTGCTGCTGAAATCATTGAAGGTGCAAAAGCTGATATTGATTCAGTTAAACAAAAAGTTACAACTGCTGTTGATGCAGATATTACTAATCTAAATAAAAATTTAGAAGAGATGATAAAAATTGAAACATCAAAAGCTAAAAAACAAGTTGTTGCTGAAGTTCTTGAAGAGCTATTAAGTTCTGAAAATATTAAATTAACTCAACAAGAGTTAGTAGATGTTGTTCTTAAGAAGGTAGCGTAA
- a CDS encoding F0F1 ATP synthase subunit B family protein translates to MLDISPVLLLSSGIIFLLVVARLNSCLFKPLLKHMDERTSSIKKDLEDAKSNGADVEGMLAEANEIISKAKKEAAVIREQAYKEAKESADAKLVSAKLNLEAKSAEFAKNLQDETKALKDSLISSMPQFNESLKAKLSSI, encoded by the coding sequence ATGTTAGACATAAGTCCTGTATTATTGCTTAGCTCTGGTATCATCTTTCTTTTAGTTGTTGCTAGACTAAACAGTTGTCTTTTCAAACCACTATTAAAACACATGGATGAAAGAACATCTTCTATAAAAAAAGATTTAGAAGATGCAAAATCAAACGGTGCTGATGTAGAAGGGATGTTAGCTGAAGCAAATGAAATCATTTCTAAAGCTAAAAAAGAAGCAGCTGTAATTAGAGAACAAGCGTATAAGGAAGCAAAAGAGAGTGCTGATGCGAAACTTGTAAGTGCTAAATTGAATTTAGAAGCAAAATCTGCTGAATTTGCTAAAAACTTACAAGATGAAACTAAAGCATTAAAGGATTCTTTAATATCATCAATGCCTCAATTTAACGAGAGCTTAAAAGCTAAGCTTAGCTCGATTTAA
- a CDS encoding ParB/RepB/Spo0J family partition protein — MALGRGLGELLGEVESAYENSTGNVKSGIRKINVSLIKANPNQPRKIFDEEKLQELSESIKEHGLLQPIVVVENDDGTFTLIAGERRLRAHKLAQIEEIKAIVVDAEELKLRELALIENIQRDDLNVIELAFCYAQLLNEHNITHEELSKKVFKSRTSITNTLRLLQLNSYVQQFLATDKISAGHAKIMLGLDNDEQKMICDSIIGQKLSVRETEKLVKEIKEKKEDKPKKVKPASEYNFTSLDNIVQKLQENNLKVKTEKNYFKIEFNSQEDIDKISSYFNIQ; from the coding sequence ATGGCTTTAGGTAGAGGATTAGGAGAATTGTTAGGTGAAGTTGAATCTGCTTATGAGAATTCAACAGGCAATGTTAAATCTGGGATAAGAAAAATCAATGTTTCATTGATTAAAGCCAATCCAAATCAACCAAGAAAAATATTTGATGAAGAAAAATTACAAGAATTAAGTGAATCAATAAAAGAACATGGATTATTACAACCAATAGTAGTTGTTGAAAATGATGATGGAACTTTTACTTTAATTGCAGGTGAAAGAAGATTAAGAGCTCATAAGTTAGCTCAAATTGAAGAAATAAAAGCAATTGTTGTAGATGCTGAAGAATTAAAATTAAGAGAATTAGCATTAATTGAAAATATTCAAAGAGATGATTTAAATGTTATTGAATTGGCATTTTGTTATGCACAATTATTAAATGAACATAATATTACTCATGAAGAATTATCAAAAAAAGTATTTAAAAGTAGAACTTCTATAACTAATACTTTAAGATTATTACAATTAAATTCTTATGTTCAACAATTTCTTGCAACAGATAAAATTAGTGCTGGTCATGCAAAAATAATGTTAGGACTTGATAATGATGAACAAAAAATGATTTGTGATTCTATCATTGGACAAAAACTTTCTGTTAGAGAAACTGAAAAATTAGTTAAAGAAATAAAAGAAAAAAAAGAAGATAAACCAAAAAAAGTAAAACCTGCATCTGAATATAATTTTACTTCTTTAGATAATATAGTACAAAAATTACAAGAAAATAATTTAAAAGTAAAAACTGAAAAAAATTACTTTAAGATTGAATTCAACTCACAAGAAGATATAGATAAAATATCTAGTTACTTTAATATACAATAG
- a CDS encoding ParA family protein: MTEIISIANQKGGVGKTTTAVNLSAALALEGKKVLLIDADPQANATTSLGFHRDTYEYNIYHVMLGTKELNEIILDSEIENLKVAPSNIGLVGIEKEFYKNTKERELVLKRKIDTVKSDYDYIIIDSPPALGPITINTLSASTSVLIPIQCEFFALEGLAQLLNTIKLVKQTINQSLQIRGFLPTMYSSQNNLSKQVFADLAQHFENKLFKIDDDSYVVIPRNIKLAESPSFGKPIMLYDTNSIGTKAYVNLAKAITG, from the coding sequence ATGACAGAAATTATTTCAATAGCTAATCAAAAAGGTGGAGTTGGTAAAACTACTACTGCTGTAAACTTAAGTGCTGCTCTTGCACTTGAGGGAAAAAAAGTTCTATTAATAGATGCTGATCCTCAAGCAAATGCAACTACATCTTTAGGGTTTCATAGAGATACTTATGAATACAATATTTATCATGTAATGTTAGGTACAAAAGAATTAAATGAAATTATTTTAGATTCGGAAATAGAAAATTTAAAAGTTGCACCTTCAAATATTGGTCTTGTTGGAATTGAAAAAGAGTTTTATAAAAATACTAAAGAGAGAGAACTTGTATTAAAAAGAAAAATTGATACAGTTAAAAGTGATTATGATTATATAATTATAGATTCTCCTCCTGCACTTGGACCAATAACAATTAATACTCTAAGTGCATCTACTTCTGTTTTAATTCCTATTCAATGTGAGTTTTTTGCATTAGAAGGACTTGCACAATTATTGAATACAATAAAATTGGTAAAACAAACAATAAATCAGTCTTTACAAATAAGAGGATTTTTACCAACTATGTATAGTTCTCAAAATAATTTATCAAAACAAGTTTTTGCTGATTTAGCACAGCATTTTGAGAATAAATTATTTAAAATTGATGATGACTCTTATGTTGTTATTCCAAGAAATATTAAACTTGCAGAGAGTCCAAGTTTTGGTAAACCAATTATGCTTTATGATACAAATTCTATTGGAACAAAAGCTTATGTTAATTTAGCAAAAGCAATCACAGGATAA
- a CDS encoding biotin--[acetyl-CoA-carboxylase] ligase, whose product MKIVRLDEVDSTHKYLKEYISKNEYTNPLCIVTDLQTQGIGSRGNSWIGKKGNLFFSFVIDINSLPNDLPLQSTSIYFTFILKIILKNLGSKVWIKWPNDFYMKDKKIGGTITSMSKNLIFCGIGLNLVDVEKEYDKLDIKINIDEVLQKYFFEIEKNISWKQIFSDFKIEFEKSKKFRTTIDNQKISLENAILNDDGSIEINNEKVFSLR is encoded by the coding sequence ATGAAAATAGTAAGACTAGATGAAGTTGATTCAACACATAAATATTTAAAAGAGTATATTTCAAAAAATGAATATACAAATCCTTTGTGTATAGTTACAGATTTGCAAACACAAGGAATTGGAAGTAGAGGAAATTCTTGGATAGGGAAGAAAGGAAATTTATTTTTTTCTTTTGTAATAGATATAAATTCTTTACCAAATGATTTACCTCTTCAAAGTACTTCTATATATTTTACATTTATATTAAAAATTATTTTAAAAAATTTAGGTTCAAAAGTTTGGATAAAGTGGCCAAATGATTTTTATATGAAAGATAAAAAGATTGGAGGAACTATAACATCTATGTCCAAAAATTTGATTTTTTGTGGAATAGGGTTAAATCTTGTAGATGTTGAAAAAGAGTATGATAAGCTTGATATAAAAATAAATATAGATGAAGTTTTACAAAAGTATTTTTTTGAAATTGAAAAAAATATTTCATGGAAGCAAATATTTAGTGATTTTAAGATAGAATTTGAAAAAAGTAAGAAATTCCGAACAACCATTGATAATCAAAAAATCTCTTTAGAAAATGCAATTTTAAATGATGATGGTTCCATAGAAATAAATAATGAAAAGGTGTTTAGTCTAAGATGA
- a CDS encoding AEC family transporter, whose translation MLDPVLPIAIYLVLGYLFKVIYQDNSKQLIDFVIYFSLPAIVFSKIYPLILDQRIVGLVLMFMCFILVNLFLAYLIGKLMRLNRTYFATFMIMATFGNTSFIGFSYIDAFYGQDYIVYGLIYDIFGSFLLLISIGMFIITWGNGKKNSLKLISKSIFLFPPAIMFFVTLILKNFEIPNFLMLTSKTLGSTLVPLAMIAIGMKLELKNIFARLHIVSVAMILKMIVFPIIILIGFKYFYGIDQTWVKVTIIEVAMPPMTMATVLAIKGGLDEKIAINSLVLGVLLSLITITMFTTYLA comes from the coding sequence GTGTTAGACCCAGTTTTACCAATAGCTATTTATTTAGTTTTAGGATATTTATTTAAAGTTATTTATCAGGATAATTCTAAACAACTTATTGATTTTGTTATATATTTTTCACTTCCAGCTATTGTTTTTTCTAAAATTTATCCTCTAATTCTTGACCAAAGAATCGTTGGATTAGTCTTAATGTTTATGTGTTTCATTTTAGTTAATCTCTTTCTTGCTTATTTAATTGGTAAATTAATGAGATTAAATAGAACTTATTTTGCTACATTTATGATTATGGCAACATTTGGGAATACCTCTTTTATAGGTTTTTCTTATATAGACGCATTTTACGGTCAAGACTACATAGTTTATGGTTTGATATATGATATTTTTGGTTCTTTTTTACTTTTAATATCAATTGGAATGTTTATAATTACATGGGGAAATGGTAAAAAAAATAGCCTAAAATTGATTTCTAAATCAATTTTTTTATTTCCGCCAGCAATTATGTTTTTTGTTACTTTGATATTAAAAAATTTTGAAATACCAAACTTTTTAATGCTAACATCAAAAACTCTTGGTTCAACTTTAGTTCCTCTTGCTATGATTGCAATTGGTATGAAATTGGAACTAAAAAATATTTTTGCACGATTACATATAGTTTCTGTTGCAATGATTTTAAAAATGATTGTATTTCCGATAATTATTTTAATTGGATTCAAATATTTTTATGGAATTGATCAAACTTGGGTAAAAGTTACTATCATAGAAGTTGCGATGCCACCGATGACTATGGCAACAGTTTTAGCAATAAAAGGTGGATTGGATGAAAAAATTGCTATAAATTCCCTTGTTTTGGGAGTTTTATTAAGCCTTATTACAATTACTATGTTTACTACATATTTAGCGTAA
- the fmt gene encoding methionyl-tRNA formyltransferase produces MGTPSYATEIFKKLLSSNYEVIGLFTQPDKPVGRKQVLTPPDIKQFCIDNSINIPIFQPEKLRDNLAAYLVIKELKPDFIIVAAYGQILPKEILKLAPCINLHASLLPKYRGASPIQESLLNDDNFTGVTSMFMEEGLDSGDILALQYLKITPTMEVSEAFSKLSLIAADLTITTLDNFDRLNPIKQNESEVSFCKKIKKENGLVDFSDAKNLFLKYKAYSFWPGIFLESELKLKDIELIEETSQNEAGKILDICKDYIIVGCKKGSLKIKTLQAPSKKAINSVDFVRGQRVEIGDILA; encoded by the coding sequence ATGGGAACACCTTCTTATGCAACTGAGATTTTTAAAAAGTTATTAAGTAGTAATTATGAAGTTATAGGATTATTTACTCAACCTGATAAACCAGTTGGAAGAAAACAAGTTTTAACGCCTCCTGATATAAAACAATTTTGTATTGATAATAGTATAAATATTCCTATTTTTCAGCCTGAAAAATTAAGAGATAATTTAGCTGCTTATCTAGTTATAAAAGAGTTAAAACCTGATTTTATAATTGTTGCAGCTTATGGGCAAATATTACCAAAAGAGATTCTAAAACTTGCTCCTTGCATAAACTTACATGCTTCTCTTTTACCTAAGTATAGAGGAGCAAGTCCTATTCAAGAATCACTTTTAAATGATGATAACTTTACTGGTGTTACTTCTATGTTTATGGAAGAAGGGCTTGATAGTGGAGATATTTTAGCTTTACAATATCTAAAAATAACTCCTACGATGGAAGTTTCTGAAGCTTTTTCTAAATTATCTTTAATTGCAGCAGACCTTACGATAACAACTTTAGATAATTTTGATAGATTAAATCCAATAAAACAAAATGAAAGCGAAGTAAGCTTTTGTAAAAAAATAAAAAAAGAGAATGGTTTAGTTGATTTTAGTGATGCAAAAAATCTTTTTCTAAAATATAAAGCTTACTCTTTTTGGCCAGGAATTTTTTTAGAATCAGAACTGAAATTAAAAGATATTGAATTGATAGAAGAAACTTCACAAAATGAAGCTGGAAAAATTTTAGATATTTGTAAAGATTATATAATTGTTGGATGTAAAAAAGGCAGTTTAAAAATAAAAACTTTACAAGCTCCATCTAAAAAAGCTATAAATTCTGTTGATTTTGTAAGAGGACAAAGAGTAGAAATTGGCGATATTTTAGCGTAA
- the proB gene encoding glutamate 5-kinase codes for MKRLVIKVGTAVLTEDNKKLALDRIQNLVKLIAKLKNEKNLEVILVSSGAVGAGYTVLQLDKKILANKQALAAIGQPKLMKTYQEMFEEYGITAAQMLFIADDFDSRKRSKNAKNVMENLLKNKILPIINENDVIATEELIGDNDQLAAYITHYFKADMLAILTDIDGYYDKNPREFSDAKLQKIVNEISQEELEKVPSANSKFATGGIVTKLKAADFLMQKNIPMYLSSGFDLTNAYDFLVENNHNSGTIFKK; via the coding sequence ATGAAAAGATTGGTTATAAAAGTTGGAACAGCAGTTTTAACAGAAGATAATAAAAAACTAGCATTGGATAGAATTCAAAATCTTGTAAAATTGATTGCAAAATTAAAAAATGAAAAAAATCTAGAAGTTATTTTAGTATCTTCTGGTGCTGTTGGTGCTGGATATACTGTCTTACAACTTGATAAAAAAATTCTTGCAAATAAACAAGCTCTTGCAGCAATTGGTCAGCCAAAATTGATGAAAACATATCAAGAAATGTTTGAAGAATATGGTATAACAGCTGCACAAATGCTTTTTATAGCAGATGATTTTGATTCAAGAAAAAGATCTAAAAATGCTAAAAATGTTATGGAAAATCTACTTAAAAATAAGATATTGCCTATTATAAACGAAAATGATGTTATTGCAACTGAAGAACTTATTGGTGACAATGATCAACTTGCAGCTTATATAACACACTATTTTAAAGCAGATATGTTAGCAATTTTAACGGATATTGATGGATATTATGACAAAAATCCAAGAGAATTTAGTGATGCAAAACTTCAAAAGATTGTAAATGAAATTTCTCAAGAAGAGTTAGAAAAAGTTCCTAGTGCAAATTCGAAATTTGCAACAGGTGGAATAGTAACAAAACTAAAAGCTGCTGATTTTTTAATGCAAAAGAATATTCCTATGTATCTAAGCAGTGGATTTGATTTGACAAATGCTTATGATTTTTTAGTTGAAAATAATCATAATAGTGGAACAATTTTTAAAAAATAA
- the obgE gene encoding GTPase ObgE yields MFIDSAKFTVISGKGGQGCASFRREKFVVQGGPDGGDGGKGGNVYFLVDNNTDTLSSYKGRKLFKAENGKQGMGGNMTGKSGDSLVLVVPPGTQVIDDETNEVLFDLLENGEKILFLEGGKGGLGNVHFKNSRNQRPTYFQPGLPGSTKNIRLELKLIADVGLVGYPNVGKSTLISVTSNATPEIANYEFTTLTPKLGVVEVGNYNSFVMADIPGIIDGASDGKGLGLEFLKHIERTKTLLFVIDVANYRTMIDQYQVLKEEVAKFSNELSKRNYAIALSKIDGYYGENLEEDIKNFIKEIGLEQSNSNEFKFETEYPYFVQDTIYSRFDKSKPYFVLPISSLTKYNIKQLEFALYELLGQDK; encoded by the coding sequence ATGTTTATAGATAGTGCTAAATTTACTGTTATATCTGGAAAAGGTGGACAAGGTTGTGCATCATTTAGAAGAGAAAAGTTTGTTGTTCAAGGAGGTCCTGATGGTGGGGATGGTGGAAAAGGTGGAAATGTCTATTTTTTAGTAGATAATAACACAGATACATTATCAAGCTATAAAGGGCGAAAGCTTTTCAAAGCGGAAAATGGTAAACAAGGAATGGGTGGGAATATGACTGGAAAATCTGGTGATTCCTTAGTTTTAGTGGTACCTCCTGGTACTCAAGTAATAGATGATGAAACAAATGAAGTTTTATTTGATTTACTTGAAAATGGAGAGAAAATTTTATTCTTAGAAGGTGGAAAAGGTGGACTTGGAAATGTTCACTTTAAAAATTCTAGAAATCAAAGACCGACATATTTTCAACCAGGACTTCCAGGTTCTACAAAAAATATAAGATTAGAGTTAAAACTAATCGCAGATGTTGGACTTGTAGGTTATCCAAATGTTGGTAAATCTACTTTGATATCTGTAACATCAAATGCAACTCCTGAAATTGCAAACTATGAATTTACAACACTTACTCCAAAATTAGGAGTTGTTGAAGTTGGAAATTATAACTCTTTTGTTATGGCTGATATTCCAGGAATTATTGATGGTGCAAGTGATGGAAAAGGTCTTGGTTTAGAGTTTTTAAAACATATAGAAAGAACAAAAACTTTACTTTTTGTAATTGATGTTGCAAATTATAGAACAATGATTGATCAATATCAAGTTTTAAAAGAGGAAGTTGCTAAATTTTCAAATGAATTATCAAAAAGAAATTATGCAATTGCTTTAAGTAAAATTGATGGATATTATGGTGAAAATTTAGAAGAAGATATAAAAAATTTTATAAAAGAAATAGGCTTAGAACAAAGTAACTCAAATGAATTTAAATTTGAAACTGAATACCCATATTTTGTTCAAGATACAATCTATTCTAGATTTGATAAAAGTAAACCTTATTTTGTTTTACCTATTTCATCTTTAACTAAATATAATATAAAACAACTTGAATTTGCACTTTATGAGTTGCTAGGACAAGATAAATGA
- the rpmA gene encoding 50S ribosomal protein L27 → MAHKKGQGSTQNNRDSAGRRLGVKKYGGEVVRAGNIIIRQRGTRVHLGQNVGMGKDHTIYSLIDGVVKFEQKDKNRKKVSVYAAS, encoded by the coding sequence ATGGCTCACAAAAAAGGTCAAGGTAGTACACAGAATAATAGAGATTCAGCTGGTAGAAGACTTGGGGTTAAAAAATATGGTGGTGAAGTTGTAAGAGCTGGAAATATCATTATTAGACAAAGAGGTACAAGAGTACACTTAGGTCAAAATGTTGGTATGGGAAAAGATCATACAATCTACTCTTTAATTGATGGTGTTGTAAAGTTTGAACAAAAAGATAAGAATAGAAAAAAAGTTTCAGTTTACGCTGCTTCTTAA
- the rplU gene encoding 50S ribosomal protein L21, protein MYAIIKCGGKQYKVSEGDILDIDYTGKAAKETLEITDVLAINNGELKTGAAVANAKVEAVVVLDGTGVNRAKKVIIYKKRRRKDSKLKRGFRRSFTKVRITKIAA, encoded by the coding sequence ATGTACGCAATTATCAAATGTGGTGGAAAACAGTATAAAGTTTCAGAAGGTGATATCCTAGATATAGACTATACTGGTAAAGCTGCAAAAGAAACTTTAGAAATCACTGATGTTTTAGCTATAAACAATGGTGAATTAAAAACTGGTGCTGCTGTTGCAAATGCAAAAGTAGAAGCAGTTGTTGTTTTAGATGGTACGGGTGTAAATAGAGCGAAAAAAGTTATCATTTACAAAAAAAGAAGAAGAAAAGATTCTAAATTAAAAAGAGGTTTCAGAAGAAGCTTCACAAAAGTTAGAATTACAAAAATTGCTGCATAA